From the genome of Streptomyces sp. JH34:
ACGAGCGCCGCGAAGAACGGGGCGCCGAGCAGGGCGACGACGACACCCGGGTCCAGCTCGCCCGGCCGCACCACGAGGCGCCCCACGATGTCGCAGACCAGCAGGACGACGGCTCCGAGGAGGCCCGCGTACGGCACCAGCCAGCGGTAGTCCGGCCCGGTCAAGTGGCGGGCCACATGGGCGACCATCAGCCCGAGGAAGGCGATGGGGCCGCACGCGGCGGTCGCCGCGCCCGCCAGCAGTGTGATGGCGACGATGCCGACGGTCCGGCTCAGCGCGATGTTCACACCCAGCCCGCGCGCCACGTCGTCCCCCAGGTCGAGCAGGTTGAGCGAGGGCAGCGTGATGAGGGCCAGCACGACCCCGGCCGCGATGAACACGCTCACCGGCCCGATGACGTCGAAGCCGACGCCGGCCACCGAGCCCGCGTTCCAGAACCGCAGCGCGTTCAGCGACTTAAGGTCCGACAGAGCGATCGCCGTCGTCATCGCCGCGAGGAACACCGTGACCCCCTGACCGGCCAGTGCGAGGGTGAGCGGGTTGCCCGCGCCCCGCCCGATGCTCGACAGCCCGAACACGACGACGCCGGCGGCCGCCGCCCCCAGGAACGCGAACCAGACGTACTGGAAGGGAGAGGTGAAGCCGAACACGGCGATCCCCGTCACCACGGCGAACGAGGCACCCGAGTTCACGCCCAGCAGGCCGGTGTCCGCGATCGGGTTCCGTGTGTAGCCCTGGATCAACGCCCCGCCGATGCCCAGGGCGACGCCTGCGACGATCGCCAGCACGGTCCGGGGCACCCGCACCGTCTGCACGATCAGCCGGATCTCGGTGAGACGCCGGTCGGGGTCCGGCGCGGCGAAGAGCCCTTGCCACACCTCGGCGGGACTCAAGGCGCGGGCGCCGACGGCCAGGGAGGCGACCGCGCCGACCATGAGGACCGCCACCAGCGCGCCCAGGCCCACCACCCGTCTTCGACGGGCTTCCGTCGCGCCCCTGGAGGCGGGGCGCTCCACTGCAGTCGTGCTCATGTCGACGTACGATATCCCTTGATCTTCCGGCTTTTCAGGGGGAGTTGGGCACCCTGGCCCCGTGGGGAAGGGCCCGTGGGATCGGGCCCTTCCCTGTTCACCGGACCGGGCGGCGCGTCCCGCGCCCGGCGGAACCGGGTGCGGTGCGAGCCGGGTGCGGTGCGAGCCGGGCTAGGAGGCGTCCGCCACCAGCCGGGCCTCGTCGGACGTGGCCTTGACGCCCCGGGCGAGCAGCGAGTCCAGGATCTCGCCGACCCGGATCGCCGTGTTGGACAGCAGCGCCGAGGTGATGCCGTGCGTGTGCTCGGTGCCGCCCTGCAGATAGATGCCACAGCTCAGATCGGACCCGGTCGCGATGCGGTAGTCGCGCTCGACGCGCACCCGGCCCTCCTCGTCGCGCAGGCAGTGGCCGGCGGCCTCACCGAGGAGGCCGAGCGGGTCGACGGGGCTGTAGCCGGTGGCGAACACCACGATGTCGGCGTCCAGGACGGTCTCCTCTCCCGTGACGAGGGACGTCACCGTGGCGTGGACGGTGTCCGGCTTCTCCTCGACGGCGGCGAGACGGGACACGTTGAGGAAGCGGAGCCGCTCGGTGCCGAGGACCTTCTCCTGGTACATCTGACGGTAGAGGTCGTCGATCAGGTCGATGTCCACCACGGAGTAGTTGGTGTTCCCGTGGTAGTCCATCAGCCTGCGCTTGACGTTCCCGGGTGCGGCGAAGTACTCGTCGACCGCGCCCGGGTCGAAGATCCGGTTGGCGAAGCCGCTGTCGTCGGCGGGGCTGTAGCCGTATCGGGAGAAGACCGCGCAGACCTCGGCCTCGGGGAACCGGCGGTGCAGGTAGGCGACGTTCTCGGCGGCACTCTGTCCGGCGCCCACGACGACGAAGCGGGAGGGCGAGGCACCCTCCAGCCCCTCGACCTTCGCCAGCAGTTCGGAGTTGTGCCAGACGCGGTCACCGCGCTCCACCCCTTCGGGCATGAGGGGCCGCAGCCCCGTCCCGATGACGACGTTGCGGGCCCGGTGGACCGTGAGCCCTTCGTCCGAACGGACCGTCACGTCCAGGTACCGCACGGCTCCGCCGTCGTCCACGACCGGTGTGACCCCGACGACCTCGTGGCCGTAGGAGACCATCTCCCCGACCTTGGCCGCCGCCCACTCGAAGTAGTCGTGGAACTCGACCCGGAGGGGGAAGAGGTTCTTGTGGTTGATGAAGTCGACCAGACGCCCCCTGCTCTGCAGGTAGCAGAGGAAGCTGAACTCGCTGGCCGGGTTCCGGAGCGTCACGAGGTCCTTGAGGAAGGACACCTGCATCGTCGCGTCGTCGATCAGCATCCCGCGGTGCCATCCGAAACGTGGCTGCTGCTCGAAGAAGTGTGCTGTGACCGGCTGTTGGCTTCCAGCGTCCGCGTCGTGCTCGCTGAGCGCGATCGCCATGGCCACGTTGGACGGACCGAAGCCGATGCCGATGAGGTCGAGGACCTGCGGTGAGTCGCCAGGCTGAACCTGAGACATGTCACTCCGATCGTGCGGGGGGAAGCCGCCTGAAGTCGCGAGGGAATACGAAGTCCGGGCACACCGAACAGGGCGGCCCGCCGTAATTTAGGTGAGCCTAAGCTCATCTCGCACGACTGTCGATAGGGCACGGCACACACGACTCGGTCGACACGACCACCAACAGGGCTGCCGCATCGCGCTGTTGCATACTTAGGCAAGCCTCGCTTTACTGAGCACTCGTCATTCCCTGCACCAAGGAGGAACACATGCGGGTCGTCATGTTCGGGTACCAGACCTGGGGGCACCGCACCCTGCAAGCCCTGCTGGACTCCGAGCACGACGTGGTCCTGGTGGTGACGCACCCCAGGAGCGAGCACGCGTACGAGAAGATCTGGAGCGACTCCGTCGCAGACCTCGCCGAGGCACGGGGCGTCCCGGTGCTGATCCGCAACCGGCCCGACGACGACGAGCTGTTCGCACGCCTCCAGGAGGCCGACCCGGACATCATCGTGGCCAACAACTGGCGGACGTGGATCCCCCCGCGCGTCTTCGGTCTCCCACGCCACGGCACGCTGAACATCCACGACTCCCTGCTGCCGAAGTACGCCGGCTTCTCCCCGCTGATCTGGGCGCTGATCAACGGCGAGCCCGAAGTCGGCGTCACCGCGCACATGATGAACGACGAACTGGACGCGGGTGACATCGTCCGGCAGGAGGCGGTCGCGGTCGGCCCCACGGACACCGCGACCGACCTCTTCCACAAGACCGTCGACCTCATCGGCCCGGTCACCATCGGCGCACTGGACCTCATCGCCGCGGGACGGACGGAGTTCACCAAGCAGGACCGCTCACAGGCGAGCTTCTTCCACAAGCGCGCGGCCGAGGACATCCGCATCGACTGGAACTGGCCCGCCGAAGACCTCGAACGCCTGGTCCGCGCCCAGTCCGAGCCGTACCCCAGCGCCTTCACCTTCCACAGGGGCAGGCGCATCGAGGTGCTCGCCGCGGTGGTCTCCGAGGGCCGGTACGGGGGAACGCCCGGCCGCGTCTTCTACCGCGAGGGCGAGGGCGTGGTGATCGTCGCCGGATCCGACGCCCGGACCGGCCGCAACCACGGTCTGGCCATCACCCGCGTACGCACCGAGGACGGCCGTGAAGTGCCCGCGACGGAGTACTTCACGTCCATGGGCGGCTATCTGACCAGCCGTCCCTGACCCATCCCCGGGGGCGCGTGCCTCATGGCTCGCGGATCGCCTCCACCGCCTCACGGACATCCGGCGACGGGTCCTCGGCGAGGCCGTCGAGCAGCTGGTCCACCCCGGGGGTGGACCAGCGGCCCACCGTCCACACCAGCTCTTCGCGCACACCGGGGTCGGGATGCGCCGCCAGCGGGGCCAGCCGGCCGAGCGGACCGCGACGGCGCATCGAGAACCAGTGCAGCACCTCCCGCAGCACGGCCGGGTCCCCGGGATCGCCGGCCTGCGCGATCCGGGCGAGCAGCACCCCGGCCGGTGGCGGCGGGCCGTCCAGAGGGTGCGGAAGGCGCTCGAGCAGCCGCCGTGACCCGTAGCCGCCCCGCACCCGGCAGCCGAAACAGGTGCAGGGACGAGTGCCGTGCGCGTCCGGCAGATAGCGCCAGCCGGCGACCTGTGGCGCGGCGCGGATCCGGTGGACCTCACGCCGTCCGATCGCGCGCGGCACGAACACCTCCCACCCGCGGGGGTCCTCCAGTGCCGCGATCCTGCGCACCGCCTCGGCGGCGGGGACGGCGGGCGGGATCTCACGCACCCGGTCCCTGTAGTGCCCGACCGACACCCGCTGGTCGTCGTCGAGCCGCAGGTGGACGGCGACCAGCCCCCCGCGACTGCCGAAACGGGCAAGTTCCCTCACCCACTGGTGGGTGAGGGTGTGCGAGGGCAGCACCGGGAAACAGTGCACGCCCCGCACACCTCCCCGCGCGTCGCCCGCCGCACGTATCCCGGACCTGCGGATGCGGGGAGCGTTCGCCGCGGACGTCACGTGCACGAACATCGCCATGGCTCGGCATGGTAGGCGATCCGCGTCGGCGCGTGCCGTGCGGGAGGCACTCCGTCCTCCCGAACCGAGGGCCGTGGTTCAGCAGCATCTAAGGGCAGGCTAACCTAACGCCCATGAGAGCTGGTGAGAGCACTTCCACGGCTGTGGGCACCCCTGTGTCCACCGACGGGCCGCCCACGCGCGGCCACGGGCTGTCCGCCGACGGGGTGACCGTGGCGTACGGCCGCGTCGATGTCGTCCACGGGGCGGCCATCACCCTGCGGCCCGCCGAGGTGACGGCCCTCGTGGGCCCCAACGGCAGTGGGAAGTCGACCCTGTTGCGCACGCTCGCCCGTCTGCAGAGCGCGCGGACCGGCACGCTGACGGTCGACGCCGGGACGGACAGGGCCGAGGACGGCTTCACGCTCGGCGCCCGCGAGTTCGCGCGCCGGGTCGCGCTCCTGACACAGTCCCGGTCGACGCCGGGCGGACTGACGGTCCGGGACGTGGTCGATTTCGGCCGCTACCCCCACCGCGGGCGCTGGGGCCGTCCTGATCCCCGTGGCACCGCCGCGGTCGACCGGGCACTGCGTCTCACCGGCGTCGAGGACCTCGCCGGCCGGGGTGTCGACCAGCTGTCGGGAGGACAGCTCCAGCGCGTGTGGCTCGCGAGCTGTCTCGCACAGGAGACGGGCGTCCTGCTCCTGGACGAACCGACCACCTATCTCGACCTCCGGTACCAGGTCGAACTCCTCGACCTGATCCGCGATCTCGCCGACGACCACCGGATCGCCGTGGGCGTCGTGCTCCATGACCTCGACCAGGCAGCCGCAGTCGCCGACCGCGTCGCGCTGCTGCACGCGGGACGCGTCGTCGCCGACGGCGTGCCCGAGGACGTGTTCACACCCGGCCTTCTGTCGGACGTCTACGGCATCCGCATCGACGTGGACACCGATCCCGCCACCGGCAGCCTGCGCACCCGCGCGATCGGCCGCCACCACTCCCGATCCGAAAGGCTCAGCACCTCCTCATGAGACGCCACATCCTCGCCACGGCCACCGTCGCCGTCGCCGCCCTCTCCCTGGCCGCGTGCGGGACCACGGAACCGTCCTCCGACGACGCCGCGGCTTCCGCCAAACCTGCCGGCAAGATCACGCTCACCGACGCCAAGGGCACGAAGGTGACCCTCGACGGCCCGGCCACCAAGGTCGTCGCCACCGAGTGGAACGTCGTCGAGGACCTGGTCGCGCTCGGAGTCGCCCCCGTCGGCGTCGCGGACGTGAAGGGCTACACCGCGTGGAACACCGCGGCCCCGCTCACCGGCACCCCGAAGGACATCGGCACCCGTGGCGAGCCGAGCATCGACACCGTCGCGGCGCTCGCCCCCGACCTCGTGGTCGCCACCAGTGACCTCTCGCCCGCTGTCGTGAAGCAGCTCCGCAAGGTCGCGCCCGTCATCGAGATCACGTCCGCCGACGCCGCCGACCAGATCGGCACGATGACGGAGGGCCTCGACCTCATCGCGAAGGCCACCGGCAAGGAGTCCGAGTCGGCCGCTCTCAAGAAGGACTTCGACACGAGCCTGGCCGAGGGCAAGAAGGCACTCGCGGACGCCGGCCTCGGCGGCGCCGAGATCGCCTCCGCCGACGGCTACGTCGCGTCGAACCAGGTGTCCGTCCGCGCCTACACCAGCGGTTCGCTCCTCGGCGCGGTCAACGAGAAGCTCGGCCTGAAGAACGCCTGGACCGTGAAGGGCGACGAGAGCTACGGCCTCGCCACCACCGACGTCGAGGGCCTCACGGGCCTCGGCGACGTCCAGTTCACGTACGTGGCGAACGACGCCGACGGTGACGCCTTCGCCGGCCCTCTCGCCAAGAACGCCGTGTGGAAGTCGCTGCCCTTCGTGAAGGCCGGCGACGTGCACCGACTGCCCGACGGCGTCTGGATGTTCGGCGGTCCCCGCTCCATGGAGGCGTACATCGACTCCCTCGTCGACGCGCTGACGAAGTAGCGCGCCGTGGCCGTCATCGAGAAGACCGCGGTCGGCCGTGACCGGTCCGTCGCGGCCACGACGGGTGCGGTCGCCGTGACGGCCACGCTCGTGCTGCTGGTCATGGTCCTCGCCGCCGTCGACATCACGCAGGGCACCGCGGACGTCGGCGCCTCCGAGGTCTGGGACGCGCTCACCGGGAACGCGGCGGCCGGGGACTCCTCCGTCGTCATCGCGTCCCGGCTCCCGAGGATGGTGGCCGCCGTCCTCGTCGGAGTGGCACTCGGCACGGCAGGCGCCGCCCTCCAGGCGGTCAGCCGGAACGTACTCGCCTCTCCGGACACGCTCGCCGTGAACGCCGGGTCCTATCTGGCGCTCGGGATCATCGCCGTCACCGGTGTCTCCCTCCCGCTCCTCGCCTCGTCCGGTGCGGCGTTCGTCGGCGGCCTCGCCGCCGCGGCGGTCGTGCTCGGACTGTCCGGACTGGGCAAGGGCACCGTACGGCTCGTCCTGGCGGGCACCGCGCTCGCCCTCGGACTCAGCGCGGTGACCGAGGCGTTGCTCCTCCTCTTCCCCCAGGAGACCGAGGGCCTGTACAGCTGGAATCAGGGCAGCGTCGGCCAGAACGGCTTCGACGCCGTCGTCCAGATGGCGCCGGTCGTCGTCGTCGGCCTGGCCGGGCTGATGCTCCTCGCCCGCCGGATCGACGCCCTGGCGCTGGGCGACGACGCCGCCCGGGGGCTGGGGGTCCCCGTGCGCGGGACCCGGGTCACCACGGTCGTCGTCGCGACCCTGCTCTCCGCCGCGGCCGTCACGCTGGCCGGCCCGATCGGGTTCGTCGGTCTCTGCGCGCCCGCGCTCGTCCGGCCCCTCACCCGCCGGTTCCGGGGACTAGTCCGCTCCCGGGTGAGCCTGCCGGTGGCCGGACTCGTCGGTGCAGCGCTCGTGCTCGGTTCGGACGTCCTGCTGCGGGCCGTCGTGCCCGCCGACACGGCCGTGGAGGTGCCGACCGGCGTCGTCACCACGGTGGTCGGCGCGGTGTTCCTCGTCGTCATGGCACTCCGTCTCCGCGACACCGCCTCGGCCGAGGCTCCCGACCGGCTGCGGATCCCGAGCCGGACGGCGTTCCTGGTGACGGTGGTGGCTCTGGCCGTCGCCCTGGTGGGCGTACTCGTCGCGGCCGTGCTCCTAGGCGACGCGAAGCTGCTGCTCGGCGATGTCATGAACTGGGCGCAGGGCAGGGCGGGCCGCGTCGTCACGTTCGTCCTCGACACCCGGGTGCCCAGGGTGTCGGCCGCGCTCCTCGCGGGTGGCGCGCTGGCGCTGTCCGGCACGCTGGTGCAGGCCGTGACCCGCAACCCGCTCGCGGAACCCGGCGTGCTGGGTGTCTCCGGGGGCGCCGGACTCGGCGCCGTCCTCCTGGTGACCACCGTGCAGTCCCCCGGCTCGTGGGAGATCGCGGGGGCCGCTTTCGGCGGTGCGGCGGTCACGGCGGCGTTCGTGTTCGGGCTGGCCGCGCGAGGCGGTTTCCAGCAGAACCGGGTGGTTCTGCTGGGTGTCGGGGTCTCCGCCGCCGCGGCGGCGCTGATCAGTCTGGTCATCGTGCTGAGCGACCCGTTCGACACGACGAAGGCCCTCACGTGGCTGTCCGGTTCGACGTACGGGAGGAACATGCCCGATGTGGTCCCGGTGGCCGTCGTGCTCGTGCTCGGCATCCTCCTCGCCGTGACACGGCGCCGGGAACTGGACCTCGTCGCACTCGACGAGGACACCCCCAGGCTCCTGGGCATGGGTCTCCCCCGGGCACGGCTCGGCTTCCTCGTCGTGGCCGTGCTGCTCGCCGCCACCGCCGTCGCGGCGGCGGGGACGATCGCCTTCGTCGGACTGGTCGCACCGCACGCGGCACGGGCACTCGTCGGCCGGCGGCACGTACGGGTGGTCCCGGTCGCCCTCCTCCTCGGAGCGCTCCTGGTCTGCCTCGCGGACCTCGCGGGACGTACGGTGATCGCCCCGGCGCAGCTCGGCGCCGGCTTGATGACGGCTGTCATCGGCGCTCCGTACTTCATCTACCTGCTGGTCCGCACGAGGCGCTGACCCGCCTCGGGGCGGGCCTTCGGTTCCCCGCCGACGGCCCGCCCCGAGGTCCGTTGCGACCGGTGGCCCTGGGGCAGTCCGGCCACCGGACTACCCGTCAGGTGGAGGGCGGCAGCTGTCCTCGCACCCACGCGGGGTCGGGGTTGACGTGAGCCCGGCCGCCGACCACGACGGTCGGCACGGTCTCGTCACCGCCGTTGGCCGCCCTCACCTCCGCCGCTCCGGCCGGGTCGCGCCGGATGTCGACCCAGTGCAACCGGGCGGCGTTCCGGCCCAGCCGGATCCGCAGGCGCATGCAGTAGGTGCACCCCGCCCGCCAGTAGACGACCGGCCTGCCGTCGGCCGCGCTGCGGCGCTGCGCCTCCGCTGCGCCGATCGACCGCGGGAACGCGAGCGGTGAATACAGCCAGGCGAGAACGACGAACACCAGGCACAGCCCCACGGCGGCGGCGGGCGACCCGTCACGGGCCCGCGGGGACGCGAC
Proteins encoded in this window:
- a CDS encoding methionyl-tRNA formyltransferase, yielding MRVVMFGYQTWGHRTLQALLDSEHDVVLVVTHPRSEHAYEKIWSDSVADLAEARGVPVLIRNRPDDDELFARLQEADPDIIVANNWRTWIPPRVFGLPRHGTLNIHDSLLPKYAGFSPLIWALINGEPEVGVTAHMMNDELDAGDIVRQEAVAVGPTDTATDLFHKTVDLIGPVTIGALDLIAAGRTEFTKQDRSQASFFHKRAAEDIRIDWNWPAEDLERLVRAQSEPYPSAFTFHRGRRIEVLAAVVSEGRYGGTPGRVFYREGEGVVIVAGSDARTGRNHGLAITRVRTEDGREVPATEYFTSMGGYLTSRP
- a CDS encoding ABC transporter ATP-binding protein, which encodes MRAGESTSTAVGTPVSTDGPPTRGHGLSADGVTVAYGRVDVVHGAAITLRPAEVTALVGPNGSGKSTLLRTLARLQSARTGTLTVDAGTDRAEDGFTLGAREFARRVALLTQSRSTPGGLTVRDVVDFGRYPHRGRWGRPDPRGTAAVDRALRLTGVEDLAGRGVDQLSGGQLQRVWLASCLAQETGVLLLDEPTTYLDLRYQVELLDLIRDLADDHRIAVGVVLHDLDQAAAVADRVALLHAGRVVADGVPEDVFTPGLLSDVYGIRIDVDTDPATGSLRTRAIGRHHSRSERLSTSS
- a CDS encoding iron ABC transporter permease; the encoded protein is MSTTAVERPASRGATEARRRRVVGLGALVAVLMVGAVASLAVGARALSPAEVWQGLFAAPDPDRRLTEIRLIVQTVRVPRTVLAIVAGVALGIGGALIQGYTRNPIADTGLLGVNSGASFAVVTGIAVFGFTSPFQYVWFAFLGAAAAGVVVFGLSSIGRGAGNPLTLALAGQGVTVFLAAMTTAIALSDLKSLNALRFWNAGSVAGVGFDVIGPVSVFIAAGVVLALITLPSLNLLDLGDDVARGLGVNIALSRTVGIVAITLLAGAATAACGPIAFLGLMVAHVARHLTGPDYRWLVPYAGLLGAVVLLVCDIVGRLVVRPGELDPGVVVALLGAPFFAALVRRGKFRSA
- a CDS encoding iron-siderophore ABC transporter substrate-binding protein, coding for MRRHILATATVAVAALSLAACGTTEPSSDDAAASAKPAGKITLTDAKGTKVTLDGPATKVVATEWNVVEDLVALGVAPVGVADVKGYTAWNTAAPLTGTPKDIGTRGEPSIDTVAALAPDLVVATSDLSPAVVKQLRKVAPVIEITSADAADQIGTMTEGLDLIAKATGKESESAALKKDFDTSLAEGKKALADAGLGGAEIASADGYVASNQVSVRAYTSGSLLGAVNEKLGLKNAWTVKGDESYGLATTDVEGLTGLGDVQFTYVANDADGDAFAGPLAKNAVWKSLPFVKAGDVHRLPDGVWMFGGPRSMEAYIDSLVDALTK
- a CDS encoding glutaredoxin domain-containing protein encodes the protein MMRAWTLPMSLVACGVLVASPRARDGSPAAAVGLCLVFVVLAWLYSPLAFPRSIGAAEAQRRSAADGRPVVYWRAGCTYCMRLRIRLGRNAARLHWVDIRRDPAGAAEVRAANGGDETVPTVVVGGRAHVNPDPAWVRGQLPPST
- a CDS encoding iron ABC transporter permease produces the protein MAVIEKTAVGRDRSVAATTGAVAVTATLVLLVMVLAAVDITQGTADVGASEVWDALTGNAAAGDSSVVIASRLPRMVAAVLVGVALGTAGAALQAVSRNVLASPDTLAVNAGSYLALGIIAVTGVSLPLLASSGAAFVGGLAAAAVVLGLSGLGKGTVRLVLAGTALALGLSAVTEALLLLFPQETEGLYSWNQGSVGQNGFDAVVQMAPVVVVGLAGLMLLARRIDALALGDDAARGLGVPVRGTRVTTVVVATLLSAAAVTLAGPIGFVGLCAPALVRPLTRRFRGLVRSRVSLPVAGLVGAALVLGSDVLLRAVVPADTAVEVPTGVVTTVVGAVFLVVMALRLRDTASAEAPDRLRIPSRTAFLVTVVALAVALVGVLVAAVLLGDAKLLLGDVMNWAQGRAGRVVTFVLDTRVPRVSAALLAGGALALSGTLVQAVTRNPLAEPGVLGVSGGAGLGAVLLVTTVQSPGSWEIAGAAFGGAAVTAAFVFGLAARGGFQQNRVVLLGVGVSAAAAALISLVIVLSDPFDTTKALTWLSGSTYGRNMPDVVPVAVVLVLGILLAVTRRRELDLVALDEDTPRLLGMGLPRARLGFLVVAVLLAATAVAAAGTIAFVGLVAPHAARALVGRRHVRVVPVALLLGALLVCLADLAGRTVIAPAQLGAGLMTAVIGAPYFIYLLVRTRR
- a CDS encoding HEAT repeat domain-containing protein; protein product: MAMFVHVTSAANAPRIRRSGIRAAGDARGGVRGVHCFPVLPSHTLTHQWVRELARFGSRGGLVAVHLRLDDDQRVSVGHYRDRVREIPPAVPAAEAVRRIAALEDPRGWEVFVPRAIGRREVHRIRAAPQVAGWRYLPDAHGTRPCTCFGCRVRGGYGSRRLLERLPHPLDGPPPPAGVLLARIAQAGDPGDPAVLREVLHWFSMRRRGPLGRLAPLAAHPDPGVREELVWTVGRWSTPGVDQLLDGLAEDPSPDVREAVEAIREP
- a CDS encoding lysine N(6)-hydroxylase/L-ornithine N(5)-oxygenase family protein; translation: MSQVQPGDSPQVLDLIGIGFGPSNVAMAIALSEHDADAGSQQPVTAHFFEQQPRFGWHRGMLIDDATMQVSFLKDLVTLRNPASEFSFLCYLQSRGRLVDFINHKNLFPLRVEFHDYFEWAAAKVGEMVSYGHEVVGVTPVVDDGGAVRYLDVTVRSDEGLTVHRARNVVIGTGLRPLMPEGVERGDRVWHNSELLAKVEGLEGASPSRFVVVGAGQSAAENVAYLHRRFPEAEVCAVFSRYGYSPADDSGFANRIFDPGAVDEYFAAPGNVKRRLMDYHGNTNYSVVDIDLIDDLYRQMYQEKVLGTERLRFLNVSRLAAVEEKPDTVHATVTSLVTGEETVLDADIVVFATGYSPVDPLGLLGEAAGHCLRDEEGRVRVERDYRIATGSDLSCGIYLQGGTEHTHGITSALLSNTAIRVGEILDSLLARGVKATSDEARLVADAS